DNA from Kineosporiaceae bacterium:
AGCGCACATTTCGCGGAGGTCTACGGCGCGAGTGTGTCGAAGAATGTGGTCTCGGCGATCACCGATCAGGTGATCGAGGAAATGACGGAATGGTCGACCCGGCCGTTGGCCTCGCACTACGTGGCCGTGTTCGTCGACGCGGTGCATGTGAAGGTCCGGGACGGGCAGGTCGCCAACCGGCCCTTCTACGCGGCCATCGGCGTGGACCTGCAGGGCCGCAGGGACGTGCTGGGCCTGTGGGCCGGCACCGCCGGGATGGGTGAGTCGTCCAAGTATTGGATCTCTATCTTAACCGAGTTGAAGAATCGTGGGGTGATCGACATCTTCTACCTGGTCTGTGACGGCTTGAAAGGCATGCCCGATTCAGTGAACACGATCTATCCCGACACGATCGTGCAGACCTGTGTCGTGCATCTGATCCGGAACACGTTCCGGTATTCCTCGAAGAGGTATTGGGGTGAGCTCGCCCGGGACGTGAAAGCGATCTATACGGCGGTGGACGCCACGGCGGCGTGGGCGGCGTTCGAATCGTTGGAGGAGAAATGGGGGAAGCAGTATCCCGCGATCAGTAACCTGTGGCGGAATGCCTGGGAGAACTTCATCCCATTCTTGGACTACGACATCGAGATCCGCAGACTGCTCTGCTCGACGAACGCGATTGAATCGATGAATGCCCGGTATCGGCGGTCCGTGGACGCGAAAGGTCATTTCCCCACCGAGCAGGCAGCCATGAAAACCCTGTACTTGACCACCCGTAGCCTCGACCCGAAAGGAACCGGACAGAAACGATGGATCACCCGCTGGAAACCCGTCCTGAACGTCCTGGCGGTCGTTTTCGCCGACCGCATGCCCACCC
Protein-coding regions in this window:
- a CDS encoding IS256 family transposase yields the protein MADKMQGMNALAKRIEMSELKPGDAERAAIREMVKSAKDRGLALTGPDGLLKILTKTVLETALDEEMTGHLGYEKHAVEGRDGGNSRNGIRSKTVLTDSVGPIEIDVPRDRDGSFDPVIVKKRQRRMGDVDAIVLSLYARGLTTGEISAHFAEVYGASVSKNVVSAITDQVIEEMTEWSTRPLASHYVAVFVDAVHVKVRDGQVANRPFYAAIGVDLQGRRDVLGLWAGTAGMGESSKYWISILTELKNRGVIDIFYLVCDGLKGMPDSVNTIYPDTIVQTCVVHLIRNTFRYSSKRYWGELARDVKAIYTAVDATAAWAAFESLEEKWGKQYPAISNLWRNAWENFIPFLDYDIEIRRLLCSTNAIESMNARYRRSVDAKGHFPTEQAAMKTLYLTTRSLDPKGTGQKRWITRWKPVLNVLAVVFADRMPTPASL